In the Luteitalea sp. genome, GACACCCAGACGACGCCGTTGCGGTCGATGTCCATGCCGCGCGGCGAGAAGCCCTGCACTGCGGCGCGCGGATTGTTCCAGGGCACCTCATACACTTCGGCGAGAGCGGTCGCGGGTGGATTGGCACCTGGGCTCAAGCGCACCAACGAGCCCGGGAACCCGAGCACGCTGCCCCACACGGAGCCGTCGGAGGGGCTCGGCGCCACGCCGTAGAACGCCGCGTTCACCCGCCGATCCTTCGCCGGATCCGCGGGCGCATTCGCCTCGGTGTACTCGTCACGCCGGCCGTTGCCGTTGTGATCGACGATGAGCGCCGTCCACCCCTGCGACTTCTCCTCGTCGCCGGTCTCGTCGAACATCTTCGTGTTCAGCCAGCCGACGACGCCGCCACCACCGCCGCTGCTCGTCCAGAGCGTATGGTTCGCGTCCTCGGCGAACTGCAGGTGGTGCGTGCTGAAGCAGGTGCT is a window encoding:
- a CDS encoding carboxypeptidase regulatory-like domain-containing protein, translating into STCFSTHHLQFAEDANHTLWTSSGGGGGVVGWLNTKMFDETGDEEKSQGWTALIVDHNGNGRRDEYTEANAPADPAKDRRVNAAFYGVAPSPSDGSVWGSVLGFPGSLVRLSPGANPPATALAEVYEVPWNNPRAAVQGFSPRGMDIDRNGVVWVSLASGHFASFDRRLCKGALNGPTATGQHCPEGWKLYPTPGPNFKGATEGANADAHYYNWVDQ